The following are from one region of the Pseudazoarcus pumilus genome:
- a CDS encoding LPS-assembly lipoprotein LptE has product MPARNRRRLFLAALAAPALASGCGFRLRGPQKMAFATVHVGGVSPYSRFTAELRRQIEAAGTTRVVSTPDEAEVRLDVLSNERDREILSIAGDGSVREYQIDRILVYRIRDQAGNELVPPTRLQTRREYDFDDAQIIAKQREEALLFEDMERDLMQQLVRRLAAVRP; this is encoded by the coding sequence ATGCCTGCTCGCAATCGTCGTCGCCTGTTTCTCGCCGCGCTCGCCGCGCCGGCCCTTGCATCGGGCTGCGGCTTTCGCCTGCGCGGTCCGCAGAAGATGGCGTTCGCGACCGTCCATGTCGGCGGCGTCTCGCCGTATTCGCGCTTCACCGCCGAGCTGCGCCGCCAGATCGAGGCCGCCGGCACCACGCGCGTGGTGTCGACCCCGGACGAGGCCGAGGTGCGGCTGGACGTCCTCAGCAATGAGCGAGACCGCGAGATCCTGTCGATCGCCGGCGACGGCTCGGTGCGCGAATATCAGATCGACCGCATCCTCGTCTATCGCATCCGCGACCAGGCCGGCAACGAGCTGGTGCCGCCGACGCGGCTGCAGACGCGGCGCGAGTACGACTTCGACGACGCGCAGATCATCGCCAAGCAACGCGAGGAAGCCCTGCTGTTCGAGGACATGGAGCGCGACCTGATGCAGCAACTGGTGCGCAGGCTCGCCGCCGTGCGTCCGTGA
- the leuS gene encoding leucine--tRNA ligase: MQDKYNPAEIETAAQADWDDSEAFRVTEDADRPKYYCLSMFPYPSGKLHMGHVRNYTIGDVLSRHYRMRGYNVLQPMGWDAFGMPAENAAIQNNVPPAKWTYANIEYMKAQLKRLGFAIDWSREIATCTPQYYRWEQWLFKRLYEKGLIYKRLGTVNWDPVDDTVLANEQVIDGRGWRSGALVEKREIPMYYMKITAYADELLASLDDLPDWPEQVRTMQKNWIGRSEGVEISFPYDDASIGKAGVLRVFTTRADTLMGATYVAVAAEHPLAEQAAKADPALAAFIEECKRGGVSEADMATMEKKGMATPLSVRHPLTNELLPVWVANYVLMGYGEGAVMAVPAHDERDFAFAHKYELPIKMVVGSDKYADVAAPWQDAYAEHGTLVNSGKYDGLDFQGAVDAIAADLEAKQLGNKRVQYRLRDWGISRQRYWGCPIPMIRCDSCGDVPVLDEDLPVVLPENVEITGRGSPLARMPEFYECSCPSCGKPARRETDTLDTFVESSWYFLRYACPDADAMVDERANYWAPVDQYIGGIEHAILHLLYSRFFTRAMRDCGLVDVSEPFTRLLTQGMVVADTYYREDESGRKQWFNPADVQVERDDKGRATAARAPDGAPVVIGGTEKMSKSKNNGVDPQALIERYGADTARFFIIFAAPPDQQLEWSDSGVEGAYRFLRRVWNFGHAFATQYRGQLAGQTPELPAALAEVRREIHLNLKQADFDFGRHQFNTVASATMKMLNALEKAPQDDAAAHAAVASEGLSILLRVLAPITPHLAHALWVECGFEGKVIDAPWPQPDESALVQDEVELVVQVNGKLRGSITVAADADNATIEAAALACEAARKFMDGKSPRKVIVVKGRLVNIVV; the protein is encoded by the coding sequence ATGCAGGACAAATACAACCCCGCCGAGATCGAGACCGCAGCCCAGGCAGATTGGGATGATTCGGAAGCCTTCCGCGTCACCGAGGACGCGGACCGTCCGAAGTACTACTGCCTGAGCATGTTCCCGTATCCGTCGGGCAAGCTGCACATGGGTCACGTGCGCAACTACACCATCGGCGATGTGCTCTCGCGTCACTACCGCATGCGCGGCTACAACGTGCTCCAGCCAATGGGCTGGGACGCCTTCGGCATGCCGGCCGAGAACGCGGCGATCCAGAACAACGTGCCGCCGGCCAAGTGGACCTACGCCAACATCGAATACATGAAGGCGCAGCTCAAGCGCCTGGGCTTCGCCATCGACTGGTCGCGCGAGATCGCCACCTGCACGCCGCAGTACTACCGCTGGGAGCAGTGGCTGTTCAAGCGCCTGTATGAAAAGGGGCTGATCTACAAGCGTCTGGGCACCGTGAACTGGGACCCGGTGGACGACACCGTGCTGGCCAACGAGCAGGTCATCGACGGGCGCGGCTGGCGCTCGGGCGCGCTGGTGGAAAAGCGCGAGATCCCGATGTACTACATGAAGATCACGGCCTACGCCGACGAGCTTCTCGCCTCGCTCGACGACCTGCCGGACTGGCCCGAGCAGGTGCGCACGATGCAGAAGAACTGGATCGGCCGCTCCGAGGGCGTGGAGATTTCCTTCCCGTACGACGACGCGAGCATCGGCAAAGCCGGCGTCTTGCGCGTGTTCACCACCCGCGCCGACACGCTGATGGGCGCGACCTACGTCGCCGTGGCCGCCGAGCATCCGCTTGCCGAGCAGGCCGCCAAGGCCGACCCGGCGCTCGCCGCCTTCATCGAGGAATGCAAGCGCGGCGGCGTGTCCGAGGCCGACATGGCGACGATGGAGAAGAAGGGCATGGCCACGCCGCTCTCTGTGCGTCATCCGCTCACCAATGAATTGCTGCCGGTGTGGGTCGCCAACTACGTGCTGATGGGCTATGGCGAAGGCGCGGTGATGGCGGTGCCGGCGCACGACGAGCGCGACTTTGCGTTCGCGCACAAGTACGAACTGCCCATCAAGATGGTGGTCGGCTCGGACAAGTACGCCGACGTGGCCGCGCCGTGGCAGGACGCCTATGCCGAACACGGCACTCTGGTGAACTCCGGCAAGTACGACGGCCTGGACTTCCAGGGCGCGGTCGACGCGATCGCCGCCGACCTGGAGGCGAAGCAACTCGGAAACAAGCGCGTGCAGTACCGTCTGCGCGACTGGGGCATTTCGCGCCAGCGCTACTGGGGCTGCCCGATTCCGATGATCCGTTGCGATTCCTGCGGCGACGTGCCGGTACTGGACGAAGACCTGCCCGTGGTGCTGCCGGAGAACGTCGAGATCACCGGTCGCGGCTCGCCGCTGGCCAGGATGCCCGAGTTCTACGAGTGTTCGTGCCCGTCCTGCGGCAAGCCGGCGCGGCGCGAGACCGACACCCTGGACACCTTCGTCGAGTCGTCCTGGTACTTCCTGCGCTACGCCTGCCCGGACGCCGACGCCATGGTGGACGAGCGCGCCAACTACTGGGCGCCGGTGGACCAGTACATCGGCGGCATCGAGCACGCCATCCTGCACCTGCTGTATTCGCGCTTCTTCACCCGCGCGATGCGCGACTGCGGCCTGGTGGATGTGTCCGAGCCCTTCACGCGATTGCTCACGCAGGGCATGGTGGTGGCCGACACCTACTACCGCGAGGACGAATCGGGCCGCAAGCAGTGGTTCAACCCGGCCGACGTGCAGGTGGAGCGCGACGACAAGGGCCGCGCCACCGCCGCCCGTGCGCCGGATGGCGCGCCGGTGGTCATCGGCGGCACCGAGAAGATGTCCAAGTCCAAGAACAACGGCGTGGACCCGCAGGCGCTGATCGAGCGCTACGGCGCCGACACCGCGCGCTTCTTCATCATCTTCGCCGCCCCGCCCGATCAGCAGCTTGAATGGTCGGATTCGGGTGTCGAAGGGGCCTACCGTTTCCTGCGCCGGGTGTGGAATTTCGGCCATGCCTTCGCCACGCAATATCGCGGGCAGCTTGCGGGCCAGACGCCCGAACTGCCGGCCGCGCTGGCCGAGGTGCGCCGCGAGATCCATCTCAACCTCAAGCAGGCCGATTTCGACTTCGGCCGCCACCAGTTCAACACCGTCGCCTCGGCCACGATGAAGATGCTCAACGCGCTGGAGAAGGCGCCGCAGGACGATGCCGCAGCGCACGCGGCAGTGGCGTCCGAAGGCCTGTCCATCCTGCTGCGCGTGCTCGCGCCGATCACGCCGCATCTGGCGCACGCGCTGTGGGTCGAATGCGGTTTCGAGGGCAAGGTGATCGACGCACCGTGGCCGCAGCCGGACGAGAGCGCCCTGGTACAGGACGAGGTCGAACTCGTGGTGCAGGTCAACGGCAAGTTGCGCGGCAGCATCACGGTCGCCGCCGATGCCGACAACGCCACGATCGAGGCCGCCGCACTGGCCTGCGAGGCGGCGCGCAAGTTCATGGACGGCAAATCGCCGCGCAAGGTCATCGTGGTCAAGGGCCGTCTGGTCAATATCGTCGTCTAG
- a CDS encoding UvrD-helicase domain-containing protein: protein MSDLLVNLNSEQLQAVSLPPQHALILAGAGSGKTRVLTTRIAWLIQTGQVEPSGVLAVTFTNKAAREMLARLSAMLPINTRGMWVGTFHGLANRLLRAHWRDANLPQLFQILDSADQLAAIKRLLKALNVDDEKFPPRELQHFINGQKEAGLRAHAVEAWDDYTRRRVELYQEYEAQCQREGVVDFAELLLRSYELLERHEPLRRHYQSRFRHILVDEFQDTNRLQYRWLRQFADEGREGAAAMFCVGDDDQSIYRFRGADVGNMRDFEREFRVANVIRLEQNYRSHGNILDAANAIIRNNANRLGKNLWTEQGEGEPIRVFEGYADVDEARWVVEEIGQLVRDGMSRSDIALLYRSNAQSRVLEHQLFSSGIPYRVYGGLRFFERQEVKHALAYLRLIANPDDDTSFARVVNFPTRGIGARSQEALTDAARTFNASLYSTVPHLSGKPGAVLAGFVRLIEDLRRDTAKLPLPELVDHVLDTSGLRAHYRNEKEGQDRLENLDELVSAAANFLAEIGPPEDPDADHALLADFLAHASLEAGDHQAEAGADAVQLMTVHSAKGLEFDVVFATGLEEGLFPHENSLLETDGLEEERRLMYVAVTRARERLYLSFAQSRMLHGQSRYNLKSRFLEEIPETLLKWLTPQRAATMPGNTYFRPSAASPAAAPPPRRRDDGGLRVGQLVGHARFGQGVIVATEGAGSDARVQVNFGAAGVKWLLLSVAKLEVA, encoded by the coding sequence ATGTCCGATCTTCTCGTCAATCTCAATTCCGAACAGCTGCAGGCGGTGAGCCTGCCGCCGCAGCACGCACTGATTCTGGCCGGCGCGGGTTCGGGCAAGACGCGTGTGCTCACCACGCGCATCGCCTGGCTGATCCAGACCGGTCAGGTCGAGCCGTCCGGCGTGCTCGCCGTGACCTTCACCAACAAGGCCGCGCGCGAGATGCTCGCGCGCCTGTCGGCGATGCTGCCGATCAATACCCGCGGCATGTGGGTCGGCACCTTCCACGGTCTGGCCAATCGGCTGCTGCGCGCGCACTGGCGCGACGCCAACCTGCCGCAACTGTTCCAGATCCTCGATTCGGCCGATCAGCTCGCCGCCATCAAGCGACTGCTCAAGGCGCTCAACGTCGACGACGAGAAATTCCCGCCGCGCGAACTGCAGCACTTCATCAACGGCCAGAAGGAGGCCGGCCTGCGCGCACATGCGGTCGAGGCCTGGGACGACTACACGCGCCGCCGCGTCGAGCTCTACCAGGAATACGAGGCGCAATGTCAGCGCGAGGGCGTGGTCGATTTCGCCGAGCTGCTGTTGCGCAGCTACGAGTTGCTCGAACGCCACGAGCCGCTGCGCCGCCATTACCAGAGCCGGTTTCGGCACATCCTGGTCGATGAGTTCCAGGACACCAACCGCCTCCAGTACCGCTGGCTGCGCCAGTTCGCCGACGAAGGGCGCGAAGGCGCGGCGGCGATGTTCTGCGTCGGCGACGACGACCAGTCGATCTACCGCTTCCGCGGTGCCGATGTGGGCAACATGCGCGACTTCGAGCGCGAGTTTCGCGTCGCCAACGTGATCCGGCTGGAGCAGAACTACCGCTCGCACGGCAACATCCTGGACGCGGCCAACGCCATCATCCGCAACAACGCCAACCGGCTCGGGAAGAACCTGTGGACCGAGCAGGGCGAGGGCGAGCCGATCCGCGTGTTCGAGGGCTACGCCGATGTGGACGAGGCGCGTTGGGTGGTCGAGGAAATCGGACAGCTCGTGCGCGACGGCATGAGCCGTTCGGACATCGCGCTGCTGTACCGCTCGAACGCGCAGTCGCGTGTGTTGGAACACCAGCTCTTTTCGTCGGGCATTCCCTACCGCGTGTATGGTGGCCTGCGCTTCTTCGAGCGTCAGGAGGTCAAGCATGCGCTGGCCTATCTGCGTCTGATCGCCAACCCGGACGATGACACCTCGTTTGCGCGCGTCGTCAACTTCCCCACGCGCGGCATCGGTGCGCGCTCGCAGGAAGCGCTGACGGACGCCGCGCGCACCTTCAATGCCAGCCTGTATTCGACCGTGCCGCACCTGTCGGGCAAGCCCGGCGCGGTGCTGGCCGGCTTCGTGCGCCTGATCGAGGACTTGCGCCGCGACACGGCCAAGTTGCCGCTGCCGGAACTGGTCGACCACGTGCTCGACACCTCCGGGCTGCGCGCGCACTACCGCAACGAGAAGGAAGGCCAGGACCGGCTCGAGAACCTCGACGAACTGGTCAGCGCGGCCGCCAACTTCCTCGCCGAGATCGGCCCGCCGGAAGACCCCGATGCGGATCACGCGCTGCTGGCGGACTTTCTCGCCCACGCCTCGCTCGAGGCCGGCGACCACCAGGCCGAGGCCGGGGCCGACGCGGTGCAGTTGATGACGGTGCATTCGGCCAAGGGCCTGGAGTTCGACGTGGTCTTCGCCACCGGTCTGGAGGAAGGCCTGTTCCCGCACGAGAACAGCCTGCTCGAGACCGACGGGCTGGAGGAGGAGCGCCGCCTGATGTACGTGGCGGTGACGCGCGCGCGCGAACGCCTCTATCTGTCGTTCGCGCAAAGCCGCATGCTGCATGGGCAGTCGCGTTACAACCTGAAGTCGCGCTTTCTCGAGGAAATTCCCGAGACGCTGCTCAAGTGGCTGACGCCACAGCGTGCCGCGACGATGCCGGGCAACACCTATTTCCGGCCGTCCGCGGCCTCGCCTGCGGCGGCTCCGCCGCCGCGTCGCCGCGACGATGGCGGCTTGCGCGTGGGCCAACTGGTTGGCCATGCACGCTTCGGCCAGGGCGTGATCGTCGCCACCGAGGGCGCCGGGTCGGATGCGCGCGTGCAGGTCAATTTCGGCGCGGCGGGCGTCAAATGGCTGCTGTTGTCGGTGGCCAAGCTGGAAGTGGCCTGA
- a CDS encoding sensor domain-containing diguanylate cyclase: protein MDEQRRAQNWLSGRSLRWRMGALAGLFALIFGLIAFAEVARERAVFERETREATQALRIGLTTTLETTEREMLNIASLLAVDPEVRYYLRRAHELVASEGGGAGGERAAALREAFAARLAARGENHWSDELSARQVEFHLQPDGANFLRTRDPRLFGDALDEVRPLVAATHALGIPISGFEVGRMYAGLRGLHPVMAVDDAGDYWSVGSVEIGIAMRDLLADATSRFDAEYALALAPQLIDGVMWVDDIRATLIWSESCRCYIDNAYRLGGPALLDALPRSLGVPIDDYRMARIGERRFAITRVSLTDQLERIGAQAVAGHPASIYIFSDRSGQFADYRAGRARVLGALGAAYLAVLLLGWLVLRRIVATEAALETAQRYRSALFMLSPDAVLVVDRDGTITEVNPRFCEITGYAPAEVVGKNARMLQSGNTPPEVYREIWDTLLAGREWRGDLQNRRKDGSLYWEAHAIVPVREASGEIARFVSFQRDISERHEMERALSASERLYRSIHDNVQEAIFLVRVAGEDFVYVGNNPRHEQTTGLSAERLRGARPQDILSPDMARAAIDNYRRCVAERRTIRYEEELALPAGTRYWMTSLAPVFDDEGCVEMIVGLSVDVTESKRAEADLRRLATTDVLTGLANRRHFLERATQELVRVRRYVGPAAFVMLDIDHFKRINDTWGHAAGDAVLRLLAGVLVENLRETDLVGRLGGEEFGVLLPQTDLEAAQALTERLREAITEVSLELEGEVVRFSSSFGLTLLHADDEDFDAPMARADAALYAAKFAGSNRVKWRIR, encoded by the coding sequence ATGGACGAGCAACGACGAGCGCAGAACTGGCTCTCTGGCCGCAGCCTGCGCTGGCGCATGGGGGCGCTGGCGGGGCTGTTCGCGCTGATCTTCGGGCTGATCGCCTTCGCCGAAGTGGCGCGCGAGCGTGCCGTGTTCGAGCGTGAGACGCGCGAGGCGACGCAGGCGCTGCGCATCGGCCTGACGACCACGCTGGAGACCACCGAGCGGGAGATGCTCAACATCGCATCCCTGCTCGCCGTCGATCCTGAAGTGCGCTACTACCTGCGCCGCGCGCACGAACTCGTCGCGAGCGAGGGCGGTGGCGCGGGCGGTGAGCGTGCGGCTGCGCTGCGCGAGGCCTTCGCCGCCCGCCTCGCTGCACGTGGCGAAAACCACTGGTCGGACGAGTTGTCGGCGCGTCAGGTGGAGTTCCACCTGCAGCCGGACGGGGCCAACTTTCTGCGTACGCGTGACCCGCGCCTGTTCGGTGATGCGCTCGATGAAGTGCGTCCGCTGGTCGCGGCGACGCATGCGCTGGGCATTCCGATCTCCGGATTCGAGGTCGGTCGCATGTACGCGGGCCTGCGCGGGCTGCATCCGGTGATGGCGGTCGATGATGCCGGTGATTACTGGTCGGTGGGCAGCGTCGAGATCGGCATCGCGATGCGCGACCTGCTGGCCGACGCAACCAGCCGCTTCGACGCCGAATACGCGCTGGCGCTGGCGCCGCAACTGATCGATGGCGTGATGTGGGTCGACGATATTCGCGCGACCCTTATCTGGAGCGAATCCTGCCGTTGCTACATCGACAACGCCTATCGTCTGGGCGGGCCGGCGCTGCTAGACGCCTTGCCGAGATCGCTGGGTGTGCCGATCGACGACTACCGCATGGCGCGCATCGGCGAGCGCCGCTTTGCCATCACGCGCGTGTCGTTGACCGATCAACTCGAACGCATTGGCGCGCAGGCGGTCGCCGGGCATCCGGCGAGCATCTACATCTTCTCCGACCGCAGCGGGCAGTTCGCCGACTATCGCGCCGGTCGAGCCCGTGTGCTGGGCGCCTTGGGCGCCGCTTATCTTGCCGTCCTGCTGCTGGGCTGGTTGGTGCTGCGGCGCATCGTCGCCACCGAAGCGGCGCTGGAAACGGCGCAGCGATATCGTAGCGCGCTGTTCATGCTCTCACCCGACGCGGTGCTGGTGGTCGACCGGGACGGCACGATCACTGAAGTCAATCCGCGCTTCTGCGAGATTACCGGCTATGCGCCGGCGGAGGTCGTCGGCAAAAACGCCCGCATGCTGCAATCGGGCAATACGCCGCCCGAGGTGTATCGCGAGATATGGGACACCCTGCTGGCCGGGCGCGAGTGGCGCGGCGACCTGCAGAACCGGCGCAAGGACGGCTCGCTCTACTGGGAGGCGCATGCCATCGTGCCGGTGCGCGAAGCCAGTGGCGAGATCGCGCGTTTCGTATCCTTCCAGCGCGACATCAGCGAACGCCACGAAATGGAGCGCGCACTCTCGGCGAGCGAGCGCCTCTACCGCAGCATCCACGACAACGTGCAGGAGGCGATCTTCCTGGTGCGCGTCGCGGGCGAGGACTTCGTCTATGTCGGCAACAACCCGCGCCATGAGCAGACCACCGGGCTGAGCGCCGAGCGCCTGCGCGGCGCGCGGCCACAGGACATTCTGTCGCCGGACATGGCCCGGGCCGCGATCGACAACTACCGTCGCTGCGTGGCCGAACGCCGCACCATCCGCTACGAGGAGGAACTCGCCCTGCCGGCGGGCACCCGTTACTGGATGACCTCGCTGGCGCCGGTGTTCGACGACGAGGGATGCGTCGAGATGATCGTGGGCCTGTCGGTCGATGTCACCGAGAGCAAGCGCGCCGAGGCCGACCTGCGGCGCCTGGCCACGACCGACGTGCTCACCGGCCTGGCCAACCGTCGTCATTTCCTCGAACGCGCCACGCAGGAACTGGTGCGCGTGCGCCGTTATGTCGGCCCGGCCGCATTCGTGATGCTCGATATCGATCACTTCAAGCGCATCAATGACACCTGGGGGCATGCCGCAGGTGACGCCGTGCTGCGCCTGCTCGCGGGCGTGCTGGTCGAGAACCTGCGCGAGACCGACCTGGTCGGCCGGCTCGGCGGCGAGGAGTTCGGCGTGCTGCTGCCGCAGACCGATCTCGAGGCCGCGCAGGCGCTGACCGAGCGCCTGCGCGAGGCGATCACCGAAGTCTCGCTTGAGCTCGAAGGGGAAGTGGTGCGCTTCTCGTCAAGCTTCGGCCTGACGCTGCTGCATGCCGACGACGAGGATTTCGACGCGCCGATGGCGCGCGCCGACGCGGCGCTCTACGCGGCCAAATTCGCCGGAAGCAATCGCGTCAAGTGGCGCATCCGCTGA
- a CDS encoding ParA family protein, with the protein MRRVVFNRKGGVGKSTIAANLAAIGAWRGQRTLLVDLDPQGNATHYLLGAAIDDAAATAAGWFDQTLNFRLDPKPTAAFTLPTRFERLYVLPSHPALEDLHGKLESRYKIYKLRKALDELADDFDLIYIDTPPALNFYTRSALIAADTCLIPFDCDTFSRQALYALLDAVAEIRADHNPALIVEGIVVNQFQARASLPRRLVDELRDEGLPVLDPCLSASVKIRESHEQACPMIHLDARHKLTRELLALDDTLNAGR; encoded by the coding sequence ATGCGCAGGGTCGTGTTCAACCGCAAGGGCGGGGTCGGAAAATCGACGATCGCCGCGAATCTGGCCGCAATCGGCGCCTGGCGCGGACAGCGCACGCTGCTCGTGGATCTCGACCCGCAGGGCAATGCCACGCACTACCTGCTCGGCGCAGCGATCGACGACGCGGCCGCCACCGCCGCCGGATGGTTCGACCAGACGCTCAACTTCCGCCTCGACCCGAAGCCCACGGCGGCTTTCACCCTGCCGACGCGCTTCGAGCGGCTCTACGTGCTTCCGTCGCACCCCGCGCTCGAGGACCTGCACGGCAAGCTCGAATCCCGCTACAAGATCTACAAGCTGCGCAAGGCCCTGGATGAACTCGCGGACGACTTCGACCTGATCTACATCGACACACCCCCGGCGCTCAACTTCTACACGCGTTCGGCACTGATCGCTGCCGACACCTGCCTGATTCCGTTCGATTGCGACACGTTCTCGCGCCAGGCACTGTATGCGCTGCTCGACGCGGTGGCCGAGATCCGCGCCGACCACAACCCGGCGCTCATCGTCGAGGGCATCGTCGTCAATCAGTTTCAGGCACGTGCCTCCCTGCCACGCCGACTCGTCGACGAACTGCGCGACGAGGGCCTGCCGGTGCTCGATCCGTGCCTGTCGGCGTCGGTGAAGATCCGTGAATCACACGAGCAGGCCTGCCCGATGATCCATCTCGACGCGCGTCACAAGCTCACGCGCGAACTGCTCGCGCTCGACGACACGCTGAACGCCGGTCGCTGA
- a CDS encoding quinone oxidoreductase family protein has product MSHAIRIHETGGPEVLRWEEVEVPPPGPGELRLRQHAVGLNYIDTYHRGGLYPVPSLPSGLGLEGAGVVEAVGDEVEEFAVGDRVAYAHGPLGAYAEVRNLPAERAVKLPDAISFELGAAMMLQGLTAQYLVRRTHRVEAGDTILIHAAAGGVGSIVVQWAKALGATVIGTVGSEEKAERARTLGADHVIDYSREDFVRRVGEITDGRGVRVVYDSVGRDTFLRSLDCAQRLGMVVLFGNASGAVEPFNPLLLAQKGALFLTRPILAQYIATREELDEMAADLFAVVSSGQVRIDVNQCFALREAAEAHRALEGRRTTGASVLLP; this is encoded by the coding sequence ATGAGCCATGCGATCCGTATCCATGAGACCGGCGGCCCGGAGGTGCTGCGCTGGGAGGAAGTCGAGGTGCCGCCGCCGGGTCCCGGCGAACTGCGCCTGCGTCAGCACGCGGTCGGGCTCAACTACATCGACACCTATCACCGCGGCGGGCTGTACCCGGTGCCCAGCCTGCCTTCCGGTCTGGGACTGGAGGGTGCTGGCGTGGTCGAGGCGGTCGGCGACGAGGTCGAAGAGTTCGCCGTCGGCGATCGCGTGGCCTACGCGCATGGCCCGCTCGGCGCCTATGCCGAGGTGCGCAACCTGCCGGCCGAACGCGCGGTGAAGCTGCCCGATGCGATTTCCTTCGAACTGGGCGCGGCGATGATGCTGCAGGGCCTGACCGCGCAATATCTGGTGCGACGTACCCATCGCGTCGAGGCCGGCGACACCATCCTGATTCATGCCGCGGCCGGGGGAGTGGGCTCCATCGTCGTGCAATGGGCCAAGGCGCTGGGTGCGACCGTGATCGGCACCGTCGGCTCCGAGGAAAAGGCCGAGCGTGCGCGCACCCTGGGTGCCGACCACGTGATCGACTACAGTCGCGAGGATTTCGTGCGCCGCGTCGGCGAGATCACCGACGGGCGCGGCGTGCGCGTGGTCTATGACTCGGTGGGCCGCGACACCTTCCTGCGCTCGCTCGACTGCGCGCAGCGTCTGGGCATGGTGGTGCTGTTCGGCAACGCCTCGGGCGCGGTCGAGCCGTTCAACCCGCTGCTGCTGGCGCAGAAGGGAGCGCTGTTCCTGACGCGGCCGATCCTCGCGCAATACATCGCCACGCGCGAGGAACTCGACGAGATGGCGGCCGACCTGTTCGCCGTGGTGAGTTCGGGCCAGGTGCGCATCGACGTCAACCAGTGCTTCGCGCTGCGCGAAGCGGCCGAGGCGCATCGCGCGCTGGAGGGGCGGCGCACCACGGGCGCGAGCGTGTTGCTGCCCTGA